The genome window CGGTGACTTCCGGCACTTCGGCCAGAGCCTCATCTTTGCCGGCGGTCCAGTGCAAAGCGAAAGGCACCGGGTGCAACCGCAGTTCCTGGACTTCAATCATCCGCACGGAATATTCCTGGTGGGCGCCACTGGGCTCGAACCAGTGACCTCGGCCGTGTGAGGACCGCGCTCTAACCAACTGAGCTAGGCGCCCCAAAACCTACAACAGTATAGGCTATCAGCCGTCAGCAATCAGCTTTCCGCCGCGACGGGCAAGCTGAAGGCTGATCGCTGATCGCTGGGTGTCCTTAGTAGCCGAGAAGGACGATGACGAAGGTGTAGAGCGCCAGCGACTCAATCATGACAATACCGAAGATGAGGGCAAAGCGCACGTGGGCAATGGCGCCGGGATTGCGGGCCGCGCCTTCAGCGGCGCCTTTGGTCGCCATGCCCTGGCCGATGCCGCAGATGCCGGAGGCAATGCCCATGCCGACGGCGCCGAGCTTAATGGCCGAAGAACCGGCAGCGCCGCCTTGCGCGAGCAGGGGCTGGGCGGCAAACAAAATGGCACTGAGAGTGGCAAAAAGGTACATCAATTTAGTACGCATGAGAGCTCCTTGTTTGAACGGCAATGAAATTCCCCACTGGAGGTGGTTCCCGTAGGCGCGGGGGCGTTACGGTCTCACGCGGCGGGGTGCTGCGGGACGGGCATGGCCTAGTGCTCCTCGGCGGTGGCGCCGGAGAGATAGACCATCGCCAAAACCATGAAGATGTAGGCCTGCAAGATGGCGATGAAGACGTGCAGGCCCATGAAGGCGATGCCGGCGATGGGCAGCAGCGCCAGAAAGATAGTGGTGATCATCTCGCCCGCGAACATGTTGGCGAAGAGACGAACGCTGAGGGAGAGGATGCGGGCGAAGCTGCTGATGATTTCGAGCGGCACCATGAGTGGGGCCAGAAAGATCATGGGCCCGGCGAAGGACTTGGCGTACTTCACGATGCCGAGCTTTTTCAAGCCGACGGCGTGGAAGTAGACAAACGTGGCGAGAGCCAGACCGAGCGTGGTTTCGATGCCGGCGGTGGGCGAATCGAGACTGGGTACCAGGCCCATCAGATTGCCGATCAGGATGAAGAAGAACAAGGTGAACAGGAAGGGTAGAAAGCGCTTGCCGCCATGGCCGATGACTTCTTCGCCGTGATCGCCGATGGCGTTCCAGCTCAGCTCGACCGATTGCTGGATGGCGCCGGGACGCTCGACAGAAAGGCGGCTGCGCACGAGGGTGGCGATAATAACCAGAATCAGGGCGGTCAGGACTTCGAGGGCGAAGGTATTGGTAATGGGCGCGGCAGGATAGAGGACGGGAATGCCGAGGAGGTGGAACAGACCGTCGACCGGCGCCGCGAAGAGGGCGTTCAGGATGTGGGTGAACCAGATTTGTTCAGGCATGCTAAACGGTCACAGTCAAAGTTTCTATTCGGAAGCCTGGGGTGCGGCCAAGAGCCGCAGTCCCTCCAGCAGCGCGGCCGCGGGAACGACAAACAAGCCTCCCAGAACCGGCGGCAGAGGCACCAAACGACTGATTAGTATAGCGTAAACGCAGAGGCCGAGCAACGCGAAGCGGACCAGAAACATCACCGCGCCGCGGTACATGGGCCGCGTCATTTGCTGCCCGGCGGCGGCGGCGAGGAGCGCATTGGCGCCCGAGCGCAGCCAGACGTAATTCAGGATGCTGAACACCGCGCCTACGAGCACGCCACTGCCGGCGGCAGCGCCACGCCAACCGCCGACGGCCACCGCGGCCACGAGGGCGAGGGCGATGGCGCCGTAGAAGATGCGCCCTTCGGGGGTCGAGGTGTCGAGAGGCATGGCTCTCTTCCATCCTATACCGGCCTATACCCGCTGTGACTTACTTGGCCGGTGGCGGACCGCCGTTGCCGCTGTTGCGGCGCATTATAGGCTCGCCATAGGCTCGCCGGCGGGCTAGATGTCGTAGTAGAGGGCGAACTCGTAGGGGTGAGGACGGAGGCGGACGGCGTCGACTTCGTTTTTGCGCTTGTAGTCGATCCAGGTGTGGATGACCTCTTCGGTGAAGACGTCGCCTTTGAGGAGGAACTCGTGGTCGGCTTCAAGGGCGTCGAGGGCGGCATCGAGGGAGGCGGGGAGCGAAGGCACATCTTTGAGCTCTTCCGGTTTGAGGTCGTAGATGTCGCGGTCGAGCGGCTCGCCGGGATCGGTGCGGTTCTCGATGCCGTCGAGGCCAGCCAGCAGCAGCGCCGAGAAACAGAGATAGGGGTTGGCCGAGGGATCGGGCGGGCGGAACTCGACGCGCTTGGCCTTGGGCGAGGACGAGTACATGGGAATGCGGCAGGCGGCGGAGCGATTGCGGCGCGAGTAGGCGAGGTTCACTGGGGCCTCGTAGCCGGGGACGAGGCGCTTATAGCTATTGGTGGTGGGCGCCATGAGGGCGGCAAGGGCGGGGGCGTGCTGCAGCAGGCCGCCGATATAGTTGAGCGCCATGGGTGCGAGGCCGGCGTAGCCGTCGCCAGCGAAGAGCGGCTTGCCTGACTTCCACAGCGACTGGTGGACATGCATGCCGCTGCCGTTGTCGCCAAAGATAGGCTTGGGCATGAAGGTCACGGTCTTGCCGTACTCGTTGGCGACGTTGCGGACGATGTACTTGTACTGCATCATGTGGTCGGCGCTCTTCAGCAAGGTGTCAAAGCGGAGGTCGATTTCGGCCTGGCCGGCGGTGGCGACTTCGTGGTGGTGGCACTCGACGTGGAGGCCGGCGGCCTGGAGGCGCATCACCATCTCGGTGCGCAGGTCCTGGTAGTGGTCGGTGGGTGGGACGGGAAAATAACCTTCTTTGACGCGCGGGCGATAGCCGAGATTGTCGGCCTCGCGGCCGGAGTTCCAGCGGCCCTCCTCGGCGTCAATGAAGTAGAAGCCGTGCTGCTCGCGCTGATCGAAGCGGACATTGTCGAAGATGAAAAACTCGGCTTCGGCGCCAAAGAAAGCCTCGTCGGCAAGGCCGGTCGAGAGCAGGTAGGCTTCCGCTTTTTGTGCGATGTAGCGGGGGTCTTTTTCGTAATGCTGGCGGGTGAGCGGGTCGCTAATGCTGCCGATCAGCACCAGCGTGGCTTCGGTGCAGAAGGGATCCAGCATGAACCAGGACGCGTCGGGGGTAAGGAGCATATCGCTCTCATGGATGGCGGCCCAGCCGCGGATGCTGGAGCCATCCATGCCGAAGCCATCCTCGAAGCTGGCCTCGCTGAGCTGGACGATGGGGAAGGTAATGTGATGCCACAGGCCCGGGAGGTCGGTGAAGCGGATGTCGACCATCTTGACGTCGTTCTTTTTGGCGAAATCGAGGATCTCTTTGGGCGTGGGCACGGGCGTCTCCTTTGGGGATAAAATACTTGGTCATCGTAAGCGGCCTGACGCGGCGGGCGCCAATCGATTCTTTTTATAGCGGCTATGGATTTTGACCAGCTTCATGCGTTTCTTGAAGTCGCACGGCTCAACTCATTCAGCCGCGCCGCCATGAGCTGCTTCCGAACGCAGCCGGCGATCAGCGCGCAGATTCGGCTGCTGGAAGACGAGCTGGGCGAACGGCTGTTCGACCGCAGCGGCGGCCGGGTGGCGCTGACCGAAGCCGGCCGGGTGTGGCAGGACTTTGCCCAGCGGCTGGTGGCCTTGCGGCAGGAGGGGCGGCGGGCGCTGGCGGATCTGGCGCAGAGCCCGCGGGGCGAATTGCGGATTGCGGCCAACGAGGGCAGTTGCCTGCACGTGCTGCCGGAGGTGTTTGCGGCATTCAAGCGGCAACATCCAGCGGTGGCGGTGCATATCCGGCGCGGGGAGCACAACGACATTCTGGAGGACGTGCTGGAGCTCCGGGCGGACTTTGGCGTGGTTTCCCTGCCGGTGCGGGATGCACGGCTCAAGGTCGTACCCTTGCAACGGGATGAGATCGTGGCGGTGGTGGCGCCGGGACACCGACTCGTGCGGAGCGGGACGGTAGACGCCGGAGAGCTGACAGGAGAGCCGCTGCTGTTGCCGCGCTCAGGACAGACGCGGGAGGCGATTGAGCAACTGCTGGCACCGTTGGGGCCGATGCAGATTTCGATGGAGTTGGACTCGACCGAGCTGCTGAAAGGGTTTGCCGCAGCGGGGTTGGGGGTGGCCTTTGTAGCGCGGTCGTTGGCGGCGGCCGAAGAACGGGCAGGAGAGTTGGTACTGATGGAAATTGCCGGGCGCAAGCTCTACCGCGAGCTGGGGCTGATTTTTCGGCGTGATCGTGCCTTGGGGCGGGCAGCCTTGGCGTTCATTGAGATCGCGGTCAGCGGTAGAGGCCGGCAATAACGTCGCGGTAGTTGGCCTCCACGGCGCGGCGGCGGACCTTGATGGTGGGCGTGAGCTCGCCACTTTCGATGGTGAAGTCGGAGGGGATGAGGGCGAACTTCTTGATGGTCTCGAAACGGGCCAGGGTGGCGTTGACGCGCTCGACTTCGGTGGAGAATACGGCACGAACGGAATCACTGGTGCAGGCGGCGGGGTGGTCGGCGCAGGCGATGTTTTGCGCTTCGAGGGCGGGCCAATTGGGCACGAGCAGGGCCACGGCGTAGTTGTGACCGTCGCCGATGACGACGGCTTCGGCGATCAGGCCGGAGGCTTTGAGTTTCGCCTCGATGGGTTGCGGGGCGATGAATTTGCCGCCGGAAGTCTTGAGCAAGTCCTTCTTGCGGTCGGTGAGGTAGAGAAAGCCGTCGGCATCGAGACGACCGACATCGCCGGTGTGGAACCAGCCGTCCTGGAGGGCGGCGGCGGTTTCTTCACGCAGATGGTAGTAGCCGGCAAACACGGCGGGGCCGCGCACCAGAATTTCGCCGTCGGGGGCGATTTTGACCTCGACGTTCTCCAACGGACGGCCGACGGAGCCCAGGCGGCGGCCGCCGGGGCGGCTGAGGGCGATGACGGGCGAGGTCTCGCTCAGGCCGTAGCCTTCATCCACCATGACGCCGAGCGCGAGCAGCAAGCGCGCAACCGCAGGCGCAAGGGCGGCGCCGCCGCTGATGATTTTGCTCAGGTGGCCACCGAGCTTGGCGCGCAGCTTGCGGCCAGCTACACGGTCGGCCAGCGCCGCCCGCAAGCGGAGCCAGGCGGGGGCGGTGCGACCTTCGAGGCGATAGGGGATCATGGCCTCGCCCGTTTTTACGGCCCAACGGAACAGGAATTGCGCCAGGGCGGATTTTTGGGCAACTTGCGCCTGGACGGCGTCAGCAACTTTTTCGTACAGGCGTGGCACGGAGACCAGCGCCGTGGGTTGCAACTCGCGCAGATAGTCGGGCACGCGGTCGAGGCTTTCGGCGAAGTACATTTCCCCGCCGTAGAGCATATCGACGTAGGCCATGTGCCGTTCGGTGATATGCGACAGGGGCAGGATCGACAGCCTCCGTTCGTCGTGACCGTAGTCGAAATCCAGGGTCGAGTAATTCAGGTTGGCGCACAGGTTGGCATGGGTGAGCAGAACGCCTTTGGGGGAGCCGGTGGTGCCGGAGGTATAGAGCAGAGTGGCGGGCTGCTCCGGCGGGGTGGTGCGCAGGCGGCCGGCGAAAGCGGCGGCGGAGTCGCCGGGTTCGTGCGCGAGCAGTTCAGTCCAGGTGGCTCGCCACTTTTTGCCCTGGTCGCTCCCGTTGGTCGCTTGGAGTGCGGCCTTCGACTCCCGGCAGGGTCCGCCCGCTGGCGCTCCGGGCTCCTCCAAACTGCCGCCATCGGAATCGGCGAAGCAGCAAATCCAGCGCAAGGCCGGCAGTGCGGATTGTTGGGCGTGGATTTTGGCGGCTTGGGCGGGAGTGGAGACGAAGGCGCCGACGGCGGCGCAATCGTTGAGGATGAAGGCGACTTGCTCGGCGGTCAGAGTGGGATAGATGGGAACGTCGATGACTCCGGCAGCGAGGCAGGCAAAGTCGGCGAGCAGCCATTCCGGGCTGCTCTCGGCGAGGATCGCGACGCGCTCTCCGGGCGCCGCACCCAAGCGCAGCCGCAGACCGGCTTCGAGGGCGCGGACTTGCGCGTAGAAGACCGCGGAATCGAGACCCTGCCAGCAGCCGTGGCGCTTGGCGAAGCGGCGCAACGGGATGCGGCCCTCGCCATGCCAGAGCAAGAGCTCGTTCAGAGTGCACAGACCCGGGGAGTGGCTCGCCACTTTTTGCCCTGGTCGCTCCCGTTGGTCGCTTGGAGTGCGGGCTTCGATTCCCGGCAGGGTCCGCCCGCTGGCCTTCCGGGATCCTCCAAGCTGCCGCCAAGGTGCTTTTATCAACGCACGCGCTGCCATGAATTGAGTGTAAACGGAGGCGCGGCCGCGCGGCTCTGCGACGCCCTCCGCTGGGTTGGGATCGCTGGCACAGCCAGGGCAGTCACGGCGGCGGTGCCCGATGCTGCTGCAAAATTACCGCTGATCGCGCTACCATAACGGATGTGAAAACCAATGCTGCGGAAAGGATTGCGCCCGCCAAGGGCAAGCTGGGAGTGCTCATTCCCGGGCTGGGCGCGGTCAGCACGACCTTTATTGCCGGGGTGGAGGCGGTGCGGCACGGTCACGCCAAGCCCATCGGCTCGCTCACCCAGATGGGGACCATTCGGCTGGGCAAACGGACCGATAAGCGCACGCCGTTGATCAAGGAATTCCTGCCTCTGGCGGGGTTGGACCAATTGGTGTTTGGCGGCTGGGATATCTACAACGACAACTGTTTTCAGGCGGCGAGCCACGCCAAGGTGCTGGATAAGGATCTGCTGCAGCAAGTGAAGCCGCTGCTGGCCTCCATCCGGCCGATGCCGGCGGTGTTTGACAAGAACTTCGTCAAGCGGCTGGATGGGCCGAATGTGAAAACGGGCGCCAATAAACTGGCGTTGGCGGAGATGCTGCGCGAGGATATCCGCAACTTCAAGGCCAAAAACGCCTGCGACCGGCTGGTGATGATCTGGTGCGCCTCGACGGAGGCCTATCGCGCACCCGGCCCGGTGCATGCCACACTGGAAGCGTTTGAAGCGGGGCTCAAGGCAAACCATCCCGACATTGCCCCGAGCATGATCTACGCCTACGCCGCGCTGCAGGAAGGCGTGCCCTTTGCCAACGGAGCGCCCAACCTGACGACCGACACGGGCGCGCTGCTGGAGCTGTCGAAGCGGATGCAAGCGCCGATTTGCGGCAAGGACTTTAAGACCGGCCAGACGCTGATGAAAACCATTCTGGCGCCCGGGCTGAAGGCGCGCATGCTGGGCCTGCACGGCTGGTTTTCGACCAACATCCTGGGCAACCGCGACGGCGAAGTGCTCGATGATCCGGAGTCGTTCAAGACCAAGGAGGAGTCGAAGCTGTCGGTGCTCAACCACATCCTGCAGCCGGATTTGTATCCGGACCTGTACAAGGATTTTTACCACAAGGTGCGGATCAACTATTACCCGCCACGTGGTGATAACAAAGAAGGTTGGGACAATATCGATATTTTCGGATGGCTGGGCTATCCGATGCAGATCAAGGTTGACTTTTTGTGCCGGGACTCGATTCTAGCGGCACCGGTGGCACTCGATCTGGTGCTGCTGATGGATCTGGCGCAGCGGACGCCTTCGTTGCGGGGCATTGGCATTCAGGAGTGGCTGTCGTTCTACTTCAAGAGCCCAATCACGCCGCCGGGGCTGTACCCGGAGCACGACCTGTTCATTCAGTCGATGAAGATGAAGAACACCATGCGGCACATCAAGGGCGAAGAGATGATCACCCACCTGGGGCTGGAGTATTACGACTAAGGGCTCGCGCCCGTGCGCACACAGGTAACACAAGTGTTACAACGGTTGCATGGATACCACAATCCGCAACCTGGACGCGAAGCTGTACCGCCGGTTCCGCGCACGAGCCACCGCAGAAGGTAAAACCGTGGGGGCGCTCGTCAACGATGCGTGGCTCGCCACTTTTTGCCCTAGTCGCTCCCGTTGGTCGCTTGGAGTACGGGCTTCGATTCCCGGCAGGGTCCGCCCGCTGGCGCTCCGGGTTCCTGCAAGCTGCCGCTTTTGTTAGGTGTGGGCAAGCGTCAAGCTGGAGGGCGCAACCATAGCAGAGGCTCCTCGAAGGAGCAGGAGCCGAAACCAAGAAAGAAACGGCGGCCGGCTTCGATGCTTGACAGGGGCCAGGGGTCGGGGGTCAGGGACCAGGGGTCGGCGGCCGCGAGCAGCTCGGCGGCGCGGGCGGGGTCGGCGCCACTTGCGAGGGCGGTGGCGGCGAGGGCCAGATTGAGGAAGCCGTACATGAGGGCCTGCGGGGCATCTGGCTCATAGGTCAGGGGATAGGAGCCGCAGAATGGGTGGTGCAAGCCGGCGGTGGCTTTGAAGCTGATGCCGAGGTCGTGGCAGGTGGTCAGGAAATGCAGCACCAGCTCGAGGCTGGGGATGGCTTCGGCGACGACGCCGCCGGTGCGGAGCTTGGCATGGACGCCGGCGCGCTGCACGGCTTCGGCGGTAGAGCGGAATTCCGGAGCAGCGGGGTTGAGCTCACAGAAGCATTCCAGGCCGCGATGAGCCGCCACGCGCGTGGCAACCGCGTGGGCATCGGGGGTTTTGGCTTCGATGGCTTCGACGCGGAGGCGGCCGTAATAGTCCTGATTGAAACGGGCGATCGCCGCGGCTTCTTCGTAGGGCTCGCCCGAGCCTGCGGCGGCGATGCGCCAGGGATCGCCGCCGTGGCCGCGGGCAATCGCCAGCTCCTGCAGGCGGCCGACGGGGCAGATGAAACGGTTCAGCGCCCAGCGATCTTCGCTCGCCAGGTAGCGGCGGTAGTTCCCTGCCGCCTGCGCCATGTCGAGCGAGGCCGGGGGAAACAGGCCTGCGTAGTCGATGGCTCCGGCGAGCAGGGCGCGTTGCGAGTCGATCATAGGCCGCCGGTAAGCGGGTGCGCGCCGCTGTCTTCGACCCAGGAGCGGTAGTAATCGGTGTCTTCGATGGCGAGGGCGGGTGCGGCGACTTGTAGCGGGCGGAAGGTATCCATCATGACGGCGAGTTCGTTGGTTTTAGGCTTGCCGAGGGAGTCTTCGGTACGGCCGGGATGAGGGCCGTGGGGGATGCCATCCGGATGCAGGGTAACGGAGCCGTATTCGATGCCTTTGCGACTCATGAACTCGGCGTTGGCGTAGTAGAGCACCTCGTCAGACATGACGTTGGAGTGGTTGTAGGGCGCGGGAACGCCCTGGGCGTCGAAGTCGAACGGGCGCGGGCAGAAGGAGCAGACGACAAAGCCATCGCCTTCGAAGGTCTGATGCACCGGAGGCGGCAGATGGAAGCGGCCGACGCGGGGTTCGAAGTCAGCGATGTTGAAGGCGTAGGGGTAGTAGTAGCCGTCCCAGCCGACCACGTCAAGGGGGTGGTGATCGAGCGTGACTTCCTGGATCTGATCGCCCTTCTTGATGACCATTCGGAATTCGCCCGCTTCATTGTGCACGGGCAGCTCGGAGGGCGCGCGGAAATCACGTTCGCAATAGGGGGCTGACTCCAGCAGTTGGCCGAATTCGTTGCGGTAGCGTTTGGGGGTGCGGATGTAGCCGGCGCTTTCAAACACCACGGCACGAAGTTCGCCCGAGAAGACGAAGCGGTGCAGGATGCCGCGCGGAATGAGGACGTAATCGCCGCGGCGGACGGGAATCGAACCCAGGAGTGACTCCAGCGTGCCTTCGCCTTCGCTCAGATAGACCAACTCGTCGGCGGAGGCATTGCGGTAATAGAACGAGTCGGGGCGGGTGGCGCGGACGACGCTCATGGCCACGTCGGCATTGAACAGCAGCGGCCGGCGGTCGAGGGTGGGACTGGCGGCCAGAGCGAGCTGGCCCGTCTTGAAATGGCGATGGCGGAAGGTGGGATCGGTGTCGGCCTCCAGCGCCTGGGTGAGCAGATGGCGAATGGCGGTGACGCGGGTGGGCGCGTGGAGGTGATAGAGCAGCGAAGAGGGACCGGTAAAGCCGTGGTTGCCGATGAGTTCTTCCGGGTGCAGCGAGCCATCCGCCTGGCGGAAGATGCTATGGCGTTTGGCGGGCAACTGCCCTAAACGATGGTAAACGGGCATGGAGAGGCGGCTCGCTTCCTAGAGATTACCGCGCACGGCCTGCTCGCGCTCGATGGCCTCGAACAGGGCCCGGAAGTTGCCCTTGCCGAAGCCGCGGCAGCCGTGGCGGTCAATGATTTCAAAAAACAGCGTAGGGCGGTCTTCGACGGGCTTGGAGAAAATTTGCAGCAGGTAGCCGTCCTGGTCGCGGTCGACGAGCACGCCGAGTTTCTGGATTTCGTGCATGGACTGGTCGATTTTGCCGACGCGGGCGGGCAGCAGCTCGTAATAAGCGTCGGGCACGCGCAGGAACTCCACGCCATCGCGCGCGAGGGCGGTCACGCTGGAGAGGATGTCGCGGGTTTGGAGCGCAATGTGCTGCACGCCGGGACCGCCATACCACTCGAGGAACTCGTCGATCTGGCTCTTTTTGCGGCCGGGCGCGGGCTCATTGATGGGGAATTTGATGGACTCGGACTCGTCGGCCATGACGATGCTCATGAGGGCGCTGTAATCGGTCGAGATGTCTTTGTCGTCGAAGCTGATGAAACGCTTGAAGCCGAGGACGTTGCTGTACCAGTCGGCCCACAGGTTCATCTCGCCCAGTCCGACGTTGCCCACCACGTGATCGATGCGCAGGATACCTTTGCCTTCCGCCTTGATTTCGGCGCGCTTGTAGCCGGGCAGGAAGGGGCCGGAGTAGCCATTGCGCGAGATGAAGGAATGCAGCGTCTCGCCGTAGGTGTGAATGGCGGCGTGGCGGACGACGCCCAGGTCATCTTCCCAGTCATGGGGCTCGATGGCCGGTTTGGCGCCGCGGGCAACGGCGGCGACAAAGGCAGCGTCAGCATCATCCACTTCGAAAGCCACGTCGTGGACGCCGTCACCATGCTGGCGGATGTGCTCGGCTACCGGGCTGTCCGGTGTAAGCGGAGTGGTGAGCAGGAACCGCGCCCGGCCCTGTTCGAGCACGTAACCGGAAAGCTTGCGATTTCCGGTCTCCAGGCCGGTATAGGCGGTCTGCGAAAACCCAAGCGCATTGCGGTAATAGAACGAGGCCTGCTTGGCGTTGCCGACCCAGAACTCGATGTGATGCACGCGCTTCAGCTTCAACGGGTTGTCCGGCATGGTGGACTCCTTCCCTAGTCATTTTACTCATACCTGTGGCGGGCAGCAGCTACGCTCATGCAACAGGCCCGCGCGTCCACGCTTCTCCTAGGTCCAATGGCTGAAAACCGAGGAGTTCTTATGCCCCAGCAACAATTCCGCAGTGTTGTTTCCGCGCTGGCCACAGCGCTGGTGCTCATGACCTGCGGCGCAGTCGCCCGCGCCCAATCAAGCCGGTCGCAGGATGTACAGCGCATCCAGAACGCGACGGCAATATTCCGCTCCGCTTTTGAGGGTGCGGGCGCGCAGATCCCAAAAGACATTCTGCGGAATGGCCAGTGCGTGATGATCATTCCGGGCTACAAAACGCTGGCGCTCGGCTTGGGCGGCACATATGGGAAAGGCATCGCCATGTGCCGCAACACGTCCACGCCGCCGGGCGCCCAACCGAAGCAACCGGCGGCGGCAACGACGGGCATGAAGGGCTGGAGCGCGCCGATCTTCGTTGCCATCGGCGGCGCCAGCCTGGGGCCGCAGATCGGAGTGGAATCGGCGGACCTGCTGATTGTCTTCAAGGATCGGCACGGGATGGAGAGCATGCTCAACAATAAGGTGCGGCTGGGGGTATCGGCCGCCGCTGCCGCCGGACCCATCGGGCGGCGCGTGGAAGCAGCCACGGATGCGGCCATGCGTTCCCAGGTAATCGCCTATGCGCGCAGCCGGGGCATTTTCGCGGGCGTCAACGTCAACGGCGCGATTGTGCAGCCGGATGAGAGTGGCAACCGCGCCATGTACCCGCATCAGTACTGGCAGGACGTGCTGGAGGGCAAGATCAAACCGGCTGCGGAATCCACTCACCTGATCGCCGAACTGAACGGTTCGCCATACACCAACCCCGCCCTGCGGACTCCGGCCTCAGCGGCGGGCGTACCCGCGGGACGCATGGGGGTGTCGCCCACCATGACCATTGGGCCAGGCACGCAAGCGCCGATGCCGTATCAGATCGGATTTGGCTATGAGCACATCACCGGTTCCATGGGTCTCAATGGCTGGGATCTGCGGGCCGGCTGGCGTCCGCTGCTGCATGAGGCTGCCGGACTGAGTTTGATTGCCGATGTCGGCCGCGCCTCGGGCTCGCAAGCTTTGCTGGCGACGAGCGTCAAGAGTACAGAATGGACGTTTCTGTTCGGACCCGAATTTGGAATGCCACACCGGGTGTTCGATCCCTACGCCAATGCATTATTTGGCTACGCGCATTTGTCGCAGGACACGTTGTCGCCGAACGCCTCGAGTTCGGCAGGATTTTCGACGTTCGCGTGGCAGTTGGGTGCGGGACTGAAGCTGAACATCACGCGCTGGGCATCGATCCGGCTGATCGAGGTGGATCTGCTGCATACCTCGTTCGCCTCCAGCGGAGCGAGTCATGCGCGCATCATTTTAGGCGGGACGCTCAATTTTTAGTTCACAGTTGTCAGTTATCAGTAAACGCTCGTCAGGACGGGCACCCCGAGGGCGCGGCCGCAGAACTGAGAACTGACGACTGAGAACTGATAACTTGGTTTCATGGCCCTCAGGTTTGCGCTAGCGCTGCATGCGCATCAGCCGGTGGACAATTTCGACGAGGTGATCGAGGAGGCGTACCGCTCTTCCTACCTGCCGTTTATCAAGGCTGCGGGCGAGCGGGAGTGGCTGAAACTGAACCTGCACTTTTCTGGCTTTCTGCTGGACTGGCTGGCGGAGCGTCATCCGGAATACATCGCGCTTTTGCGCGGCCTGGTGGAGATGGGGCGGCTGGAAATGCTGGGCGGGGGGTATTACGAGCCGATTCTGGCGGCGATTCCGGCAGCGGACCAGCAGGAGCAAATACGGCGGCTGAACGCAGCCCTGCAGCGGCATTTTCATGTCCGGCCGCAGGGGGCCTGGCTGGCGGAGCGGGTATGGGAGCCGGATCTGCCGGCAGTGCTGGCGCAGGCGGGAATGCACTACGTGCTGCTCGACGATGGCCACCTGCAGCAGGCAGGCTTGCAGGCCGACGGCCTGCATGGCTACTGGCTCACCGAGGCACAGGGCGCTACGGTAGCAGTGATCCCCTCGAATTATTTTCTGCGGCAGGCGCTGCCGTTCCGGCCGGAGCCGGAAGGGCTGGCATTTTTGGCGGCGGCAGCGGAACGGCAGCCGGAGAGTCTGCTGACCATGGGGGATGACCTGGAAAAGTTCGGGAGTTGGCCGCATACGGCGCAGCATGTGTATGCGGACGGCTGGCTGCAACGGTTCCTGGACGGCCTCGAAAGCATGCAGACCCAGGTCGAAACCGTGCGGCTGAGCGGCTACCTCGAGACACATCCGGCGCGCGGTCTGGTTTACATTCCTTCGGCGTCGTACCCGGAGATGATGCGCTGGGCAGGCAGCCATAGCTGGCGCGGGTTTCTGACCAAATATCCCGAGGCCAATCTGCTGCACAAAACGCAGCAGGATTTACACCGGCGGCTGACAGGCTATCGTGGCAGTGCCGAGGGGGCTGGCACGGCGCGAACGCACCTGCTCGCCGCA of Acidobacteriota bacterium contains these proteins:
- the atpB gene encoding ATP synthase F0 subunit A; this encodes MPEQIWFTHILNALFAAPVDGLFHLLGIPVLYPAAPITNTFALEVLTALILVIIATLVRSRLSVERPGAIQQSVELSWNAIGDHGEEVIGHGGKRFLPFLFTLFFFILIGNLMGLVPSLDSPTAGIETTLGLALATFVYFHAVGLKKLGIVKYAKSFAGPMIFLAPLMVPLEIISSFARILSLSVRLFANMFAGEMITTIFLALLPIAGIAFMGLHVFIAILQAYIFMVLAMVYLSGATAEEH
- a CDS encoding inositol-3-phosphate synthase, whose translation is MTDVKTNAAERIAPAKGKLGVLIPGLGAVSTTFIAGVEAVRHGHAKPIGSLTQMGTIRLGKRTDKRTPLIKEFLPLAGLDQLVFGGWDIYNDNCFQAASHAKVLDKDLLQQVKPLLASIRPMPAVFDKNFVKRLDGPNVKTGANKLALAEMLREDIRNFKAKNACDRLVMIWCASTEAYRAPGPVHATLEAFEAGLKANHPDIAPSMIYAYAALQEGVPFANGAPNLTTDTGALLELSKRMQAPICGKDFKTGQTLMKTILAPGLKARMLGLHGWFSTNILGNRDGEVLDDPESFKTKEESKLSVLNHILQPDLYPDLYKDFYHKVRINYYPPRGDNKEGWDNIDIFGWLGYPMQIKVDFLCRDSILAAPVALDLVLLMDLAQRTPSLRGIGIQEWLSFYFKSPITPPGLYPEHDLFIQSMKMKNTMRHIKGEEMITHLGLEYYD
- a CDS encoding LysR family transcriptional regulator, whose product is MDFDQLHAFLEVARLNSFSRAAMSCFRTQPAISAQIRLLEDELGERLFDRSGGRVALTEAGRVWQDFAQRLVALRQEGRRALADLAQSPRGELRIAANEGSCLHVLPEVFAAFKRQHPAVAVHIRRGEHNDILEDVLELRADFGVVSLPVRDARLKVVPLQRDEIVAVVAPGHRLVRSGTVDAGELTGEPLLLPRSGQTREAIEQLLAPLGPMQISMELDSTELLKGFAAAGLGVAFVARSLAAAEERAGELVLMEIAGRKLYRELGLIFRRDRALGRAALAFIEIAVSGRGRQ
- the glnA gene encoding type I glutamate--ammonia ligase, which gives rise to MVDIRFTDLPGLWHHITFPIVQLSEASFEDGFGMDGSSIRGWAAIHESDMLLTPDASWFMLDPFCTEATLVLIGSISDPLTRQHYEKDPRYIAQKAEAYLLSTGLADEAFFGAEAEFFIFDNVRFDQREQHGFYFIDAEEGRWNSGREADNLGYRPRVKEGYFPVPPTDHYQDLRTEMVMRLQAAGLHVECHHHEVATAGQAEIDLRFDTLLKSADHMMQYKYIVRNVANEYGKTVTFMPKPIFGDNGSGMHVHQSLWKSGKPLFAGDGYAGLAPMALNYIGGLLQHAPALAALMAPTTNSYKRLVPGYEAPVNLAYSRRNRSAACRIPMYSSSPKAKRVEFRPPDPSANPYLCFSALLLAGLDGIENRTDPGEPLDRDIYDLKPEELKDVPSLPASLDAALDALEADHEFLLKGDVFTEEVIHTWIDYKRKNEVDAVRLRPHPYEFALYYDI
- a CDS encoding long-chain fatty acid--CoA ligase; protein product: MAARALIKAPWRQLGGSRKASGRTLPGIEARTPSDQRERPGQKVASHSPGLCTLNELLLWHGEGRIPLRRFAKRHGCWQGLDSAVFYAQVRALEAGLRLRLGAAPGERVAILAESSPEWLLADFACLAAGVIDVPIYPTLTAEQVAFILNDCAAVGAFVSTPAQAAKIHAQQSALPALRWICCFADSDGGSLEEPGAPAGGPCRESKAALQATNGSDQGKKWRATWTELLAHEPGDSAAAFAGRLRTTPPEQPATLLYTSGTTGSPKGVLLTHANLCANLNYSTLDFDYGHDERRLSILPLSHITERHMAYVDMLYGGEMYFAESLDRVPDYLRELQPTALVSVPRLYEKVADAVQAQVAQKSALAQFLFRWAVKTGEAMIPYRLEGRTAPAWLRLRAALADRVAGRKLRAKLGGHLSKIISGGAALAPAVARLLLALGVMVDEGYGLSETSPVIALSRPGGRRLGSVGRPLENVEVKIAPDGEILVRGPAVFAGYYHLREETAAALQDGWFHTGDVGRLDADGFLYLTDRKKDLLKTSGGKFIAPQPIEAKLKASGLIAEAVVIGDGHNYAVALLVPNWPALEAQNIACADHPAACTSDSVRAVFSTEVERVNATLARFETIKKFALIPSDFTIESGELTPTIKVRRRAVEANYRDVIAGLYR